In Oncorhynchus gorbuscha isolate QuinsamMale2020 ecotype Even-year linkage group LG02, OgorEven_v1.0, whole genome shotgun sequence, a single genomic region encodes these proteins:
- the LOC124011518 gene encoding dual specificity tyrosine-phosphorylation-regulated kinase 1A-like isoform X4, with the protein MAAPIPHLHQQYSEQHQQTTDPSVPALPHSGQAQQSIASQVTPDVVMLQRRMPQCFRDPSSSPLRKLSIDLIKTYKCINEVYYAKKKRRHQHVQGDDSSHKKERKVFNDGYDDDNYDYIVKNGEKWMDRYEIDSLIGKGSFGQVVKAYDRAEQEWVAIKIIKNKKAFLNQAQIEVRLLELMNKHDTEMKYYIVHLKRHFMFRSHLCLVFEMLSYNLYDLLRNTNFRGVSLNLTRKFAQQMCTALLFLATPELSIIHCDLKPENILLCNPKRSAIKIVDFGSSCQLGQRIYQYIQSRFYRSPEVLLGMPYDLAIDMWSLGCILVEMHTGEPLFSGANEIDQINKIVEVLGVPPNYILDQAPKARKFFEKISDSTWGAKKTKDGKRYKPPGMRKLHSILGVEAGGPGGRRAGESGHAVADYLKFKDLILRMLDYDPKSRIQPYYALQHSFFKKTADEGTNTSSSVSTSPALEQSQSSGTTSSTSSSSGGSSGTSTSGRARSDPTHQHRHSGGHFSAVQAMDCENLFRQARQPLPPPVGWAGGKGAQTVTVETHPVQETTFHVPPQAPKAIHPLAPGNSSSAHHHHGHHQPHHPHGQQGLFARSHLYHSPINSASTENSVEVVHGHLSMTSLSSSSSSTSSSSTGTQGNKAYQLRPLPANAAVDFGQNGRMGLGAFSNPRQETGMAGHPTYPMGMRQGIDGEESPMAGVCVQQSSVASS; encoded by the exons ATGGCTGCTCCCATTCCCCATTTGCACCAGCAGTACAGTGAGCAGCACCAACAGACTACTGACCCGTCTGTGCCGGCTCTGCCCCACAGCGGGCAGGCACAGCAGTCTATTGCCAGCCAG GTGACCCCTGATGTTGTCATGTTACAGAGGCGCATGCCACAGTGCTTTCGCGACCCGTCCTCGTCTCCCCTGAGGAAGCTCTCTATTGACCTGATCAAAACCTACAAATGCATCAATGAG GTATACTATGCAAAAAAGAAGCGGAGACACCAACATGTCCAGGGCGACGACTCCAGTcacaagaaagagaggaaggtcTTCAACGACGGCTATGATGACGACAACTACGACTACATCGTCAAAAACGGGGAGAAATGGATGGACCGCTACGAGATCGACTCCTTGATAGGCAAAGGCTCGTTTGGACAA GTTGTAAAGGCATATGACCGTGCAGAGCAGGAGTGGGTGGCAATTAAGATCATCAAGAACAAGAAGGCTTTTCTTAATCAAGCCCAGATTGAAGTGCGGCTCCTCGAGCTCATGAACAAACATGACACGGAGATGAAGTACTACATAG ttcaccTTAAGCGCCACTTCATGTTCCGGAGCCACCTGTGCTTGGTGTTTGAGATGCTCTCCTACAACCTGTACGACCTGCTGCGGAACACCAACTTCCGTGGCGTCTCACTCAACCTCACACGCAAGTTTGCCCAGCAAATGTGCACAGCACTATTGTTCCTGGCCACGCCCGAACTCAGCATCATCCACTGTGACCTGAAGCCCGAGAACATCCTGTTGTGCAACCCCAAGAGGAGCGCCATCAAGATCGTGGATTTTGGCAGCTCCTGCCAGCTGGGACAGagg ATCTACCAGTACATCCAGAGTCGCTTCTACCGCTCCCCAGAGGTGCTGCTGGGCATGCCTTATGACCTGGCCATCGACATGTGGTCCCTGGGCTGCATTCTGGTGGAGATGCACACCGGAGAGCCCCTCTTCAGTGGGGCCAATGAG ATTGATCAAATTAACAAAATAGTGGAAGTTCTGGGTGTCCCTCCCAATTACATATTGGACCAGGCGCCCAAGGCCAGGAAGTTCTTTGAGAAGATATCGGACAGCACGTGGGGTGCAAAGAAGACCAAAGATGGCAAAAGG TATAAGCCGCCGGGCATGCGGAAGCTGCACAGCATCCTGGGTGTGGAGGCGGGGGGTCCTGGGGGGCGGCGGGCGGGTGAGTCTGGCCATGCTGTCGCTGACTACTTGAAGTTCAAGGATCTGATCCTTCGGATGCTGGACTACGACCCCAAGAGCCGCATCCAGCCCTACTACGCCCTGCAGCACAGCTTCTTCAAGAAGACTGCGGATGAGGGAACCAACACGAGCAGCAGCGTGTCCACCAGCCCTGCACTGGAGCAGTCCCAGTCCTCTGGAACCAcctccagcacctcctccagctcAG GAGGGTCGTCTGGCACGAGCACCAGTGGGCGGGCGCGCTCGGACCCAACACATCAGCACCGGCACAGCGGAGGTCACTTCAGTGCCGTGCAGGCCATGGACTGCGAAAATCTCTTCCGACAG GCGAGGCAGCCGCTCCCTCCCCCAGTTGGCTGGGCAGGTGGCAAAGGGGCGCAGACAGTGACAGTGGAGACCCACCCCGTCCAGGAAACCACCTTTCACGTGCCTCCCCAGGCGCCCAAGGCCATCCACCCCTTGGCCCCCGGCAACAGCTCCTCCGCCCACCATCACCACGGACACCATCAACCCCACCACCCCCATGGACAGCAGGGCCTGTTTGCGCGGTCCCACCTCTACCACTCCCCTATCAACAGTGCCTCCACAGAGAACTCAGTGGAGGTGGTGCACGGCCACCTGTCTATgacctccctgtcttcctcctcctcctccacatcttcCTCCTCCACCGGGACCCAGGGGAACAAGGCTTACCAGCTGCGCCCGCTCCCTGCCAACGCAGCCGTGGACTTTGGCCAGAACGGCAGAATGGGACTGGGTGCCTTCTCCAACCCCAGACAAGAGACTGGGATGGCGGGCCACCCCACCTACCCCATGGGCATGAGACAAGGGATAGACGGGGAGGAGTCGCCCATGGCAGGAGTCTGTGTACAGCAGAGTTCTGTCGCCAGTTCGTGA
- the LOC124011518 gene encoding dual specificity tyrosine-phosphorylation-regulated kinase 1A-like isoform X5: MAAPIPHLHQQYSEQHQQTTDPSVPALPHSGQAQQSIASQRRMPQCFRDPSSSPLRKLSIDLIKTYKCINEVYYAKKKRRHQHVQGDDSSHKKERKVFNDGYDDDNYDYIVKNGEKWMDRYEIDSLIGKGSFGQVVKAYDRAEQEWVAIKIIKNKKAFLNQAQIEVRLLELMNKHDTEMKYYIVHLKRHFMFRSHLCLVFEMLSYNLYDLLRNTNFRGVSLNLTRKFAQQMCTALLFLATPELSIIHCDLKPENILLCNPKRSAIKIVDFGSSCQLGQRIYQYIQSRFYRSPEVLLGMPYDLAIDMWSLGCILVEMHTGEPLFSGANEIDQINKIVEVLGVPPNYILDQAPKARKFFEKISDSTWGAKKTKDGKRYKPPGMRKLHSILGVEAGGPGGRRAGESGHAVADYLKFKDLILRMLDYDPKSRIQPYYALQHSFFKKTADEGTNTSSSVSTSPALEQSQSSGTTSSTSSSSGGSSGTSTSGRARSDPTHQHRHSGGHFSAVQAMDCENLFRQARQPLPPPVGWAGGKGAQTVTVETHPVQETTFHVPPQAPKAIHPLAPGNSSSAHHHHGHHQPHHPHGQQGLFARSHLYHSPINSASTENSVEVVHGHLSMTSLSSSSSSTSSSSTGTQGNKAYQLRPLPANAAVDFGQNGRMGLGAFSNPRQETGMAGHPTYPMGMRQGIDGEESPMAGVCVQQSSVASS, from the exons ATGGCTGCTCCCATTCCCCATTTGCACCAGCAGTACAGTGAGCAGCACCAACAGACTACTGACCCGTCTGTGCCGGCTCTGCCCCACAGCGGGCAGGCACAGCAGTCTATTGCCAGCCAG AGGCGCATGCCACAGTGCTTTCGCGACCCGTCCTCGTCTCCCCTGAGGAAGCTCTCTATTGACCTGATCAAAACCTACAAATGCATCAATGAG GTATACTATGCAAAAAAGAAGCGGAGACACCAACATGTCCAGGGCGACGACTCCAGTcacaagaaagagaggaaggtcTTCAACGACGGCTATGATGACGACAACTACGACTACATCGTCAAAAACGGGGAGAAATGGATGGACCGCTACGAGATCGACTCCTTGATAGGCAAAGGCTCGTTTGGACAA GTTGTAAAGGCATATGACCGTGCAGAGCAGGAGTGGGTGGCAATTAAGATCATCAAGAACAAGAAGGCTTTTCTTAATCAAGCCCAGATTGAAGTGCGGCTCCTCGAGCTCATGAACAAACATGACACGGAGATGAAGTACTACATAG ttcaccTTAAGCGCCACTTCATGTTCCGGAGCCACCTGTGCTTGGTGTTTGAGATGCTCTCCTACAACCTGTACGACCTGCTGCGGAACACCAACTTCCGTGGCGTCTCACTCAACCTCACACGCAAGTTTGCCCAGCAAATGTGCACAGCACTATTGTTCCTGGCCACGCCCGAACTCAGCATCATCCACTGTGACCTGAAGCCCGAGAACATCCTGTTGTGCAACCCCAAGAGGAGCGCCATCAAGATCGTGGATTTTGGCAGCTCCTGCCAGCTGGGACAGagg ATCTACCAGTACATCCAGAGTCGCTTCTACCGCTCCCCAGAGGTGCTGCTGGGCATGCCTTATGACCTGGCCATCGACATGTGGTCCCTGGGCTGCATTCTGGTGGAGATGCACACCGGAGAGCCCCTCTTCAGTGGGGCCAATGAG ATTGATCAAATTAACAAAATAGTGGAAGTTCTGGGTGTCCCTCCCAATTACATATTGGACCAGGCGCCCAAGGCCAGGAAGTTCTTTGAGAAGATATCGGACAGCACGTGGGGTGCAAAGAAGACCAAAGATGGCAAAAGG TATAAGCCGCCGGGCATGCGGAAGCTGCACAGCATCCTGGGTGTGGAGGCGGGGGGTCCTGGGGGGCGGCGGGCGGGTGAGTCTGGCCATGCTGTCGCTGACTACTTGAAGTTCAAGGATCTGATCCTTCGGATGCTGGACTACGACCCCAAGAGCCGCATCCAGCCCTACTACGCCCTGCAGCACAGCTTCTTCAAGAAGACTGCGGATGAGGGAACCAACACGAGCAGCAGCGTGTCCACCAGCCCTGCACTGGAGCAGTCCCAGTCCTCTGGAACCAcctccagcacctcctccagctcAG GAGGGTCGTCTGGCACGAGCACCAGTGGGCGGGCGCGCTCGGACCCAACACATCAGCACCGGCACAGCGGAGGTCACTTCAGTGCCGTGCAGGCCATGGACTGCGAAAATCTCTTCCGACAG GCGAGGCAGCCGCTCCCTCCCCCAGTTGGCTGGGCAGGTGGCAAAGGGGCGCAGACAGTGACAGTGGAGACCCACCCCGTCCAGGAAACCACCTTTCACGTGCCTCCCCAGGCGCCCAAGGCCATCCACCCCTTGGCCCCCGGCAACAGCTCCTCCGCCCACCATCACCACGGACACCATCAACCCCACCACCCCCATGGACAGCAGGGCCTGTTTGCGCGGTCCCACCTCTACCACTCCCCTATCAACAGTGCCTCCACAGAGAACTCAGTGGAGGTGGTGCACGGCCACCTGTCTATgacctccctgtcttcctcctcctcctccacatcttcCTCCTCCACCGGGACCCAGGGGAACAAGGCTTACCAGCTGCGCCCGCTCCCTGCCAACGCAGCCGTGGACTTTGGCCAGAACGGCAGAATGGGACTGGGTGCCTTCTCCAACCCCAGACAAGAGACTGGGATGGCGGGCCACCCCACCTACCCCATGGGCATGAGACAAGGGATAGACGGGGAGGAGTCGCCCATGGCAGGAGTCTGTGTACAGCAGAGTTCTGTCGCCAGTTCGTGA
- the LOC124011518 gene encoding dual specificity tyrosine-phosphorylation-regulated kinase 1A-like isoform X2 encodes MAAPIPHLHQQYSEQHQQTTDPSVPALPHSGQAQQSIASQRRMPQCFRDPSSSPLRKLSIDLIKTYKCINEVYYAKKKRRHQHVQGDDSSHKKERKVFNDGYDDDNYDYIVKNGEKWMDRYEIDSLIGKGSFGQVVKAYDRAEQEWVAIKIIKNKKAFLNQAQIEVRLLELMNKHDTEMKYYIVFTIVIPERPQNILMEVCYLLATQDRPDVSKLVEHGLQCQGSGFDSHGGPVRKSINMFHLKRHFMFRSHLCLVFEMLSYNLYDLLRNTNFRGVSLNLTRKFAQQMCTALLFLATPELSIIHCDLKPENILLCNPKRSAIKIVDFGSSCQLGQRIYQYIQSRFYRSPEVLLGMPYDLAIDMWSLGCILVEMHTGEPLFSGANEIDQINKIVEVLGVPPNYILDQAPKARKFFEKISDSTWGAKKTKDGKRYKPPGMRKLHSILGVEAGGPGGRRAGESGHAVADYLKFKDLILRMLDYDPKSRIQPYYALQHSFFKKTADEGTNTSSSVSTSPALEQSQSSGTTSSTSSSSGGSSGTSTSGRARSDPTHQHRHSGGHFSAVQAMDCENLFRQARQPLPPPVGWAGGKGAQTVTVETHPVQETTFHVPPQAPKAIHPLAPGNSSSAHHHHGHHQPHHPHGQQGLFARSHLYHSPINSASTENSVEVVHGHLSMTSLSSSSSSTSSSSTGTQGNKAYQLRPLPANAAVDFGQNGRMGLGAFSNPRQETGMAGHPTYPMGMRQGIDGEESPMAGVCVQQSSVASS; translated from the exons ATGGCTGCTCCCATTCCCCATTTGCACCAGCAGTACAGTGAGCAGCACCAACAGACTACTGACCCGTCTGTGCCGGCTCTGCCCCACAGCGGGCAGGCACAGCAGTCTATTGCCAGCCAG AGGCGCATGCCACAGTGCTTTCGCGACCCGTCCTCGTCTCCCCTGAGGAAGCTCTCTATTGACCTGATCAAAACCTACAAATGCATCAATGAG GTATACTATGCAAAAAAGAAGCGGAGACACCAACATGTCCAGGGCGACGACTCCAGTcacaagaaagagaggaaggtcTTCAACGACGGCTATGATGACGACAACTACGACTACATCGTCAAAAACGGGGAGAAATGGATGGACCGCTACGAGATCGACTCCTTGATAGGCAAAGGCTCGTTTGGACAA GTTGTAAAGGCATATGACCGTGCAGAGCAGGAGTGGGTGGCAATTAAGATCATCAAGAACAAGAAGGCTTTTCTTAATCAAGCCCAGATTGAAGTGCGGCTCCTCGAGCTCATGAACAAACATGACACGGAGATGAAGTACTACATAG TCTTTACTATAGTAATACCAGAAAGACCCCAAAACATCTTGATGGAAGTGTGCTACCTGCTAGCTACACAGGACCGCCCCGATGTGTctaagttggtagagcatggcttgCAGTGCCAGGGttctgggttcgattcccacgggggaccagtacgaaaAAGTATTAacatgt ttcaccTTAAGCGCCACTTCATGTTCCGGAGCCACCTGTGCTTGGTGTTTGAGATGCTCTCCTACAACCTGTACGACCTGCTGCGGAACACCAACTTCCGTGGCGTCTCACTCAACCTCACACGCAAGTTTGCCCAGCAAATGTGCACAGCACTATTGTTCCTGGCCACGCCCGAACTCAGCATCATCCACTGTGACCTGAAGCCCGAGAACATCCTGTTGTGCAACCCCAAGAGGAGCGCCATCAAGATCGTGGATTTTGGCAGCTCCTGCCAGCTGGGACAGagg ATCTACCAGTACATCCAGAGTCGCTTCTACCGCTCCCCAGAGGTGCTGCTGGGCATGCCTTATGACCTGGCCATCGACATGTGGTCCCTGGGCTGCATTCTGGTGGAGATGCACACCGGAGAGCCCCTCTTCAGTGGGGCCAATGAG ATTGATCAAATTAACAAAATAGTGGAAGTTCTGGGTGTCCCTCCCAATTACATATTGGACCAGGCGCCCAAGGCCAGGAAGTTCTTTGAGAAGATATCGGACAGCACGTGGGGTGCAAAGAAGACCAAAGATGGCAAAAGG TATAAGCCGCCGGGCATGCGGAAGCTGCACAGCATCCTGGGTGTGGAGGCGGGGGGTCCTGGGGGGCGGCGGGCGGGTGAGTCTGGCCATGCTGTCGCTGACTACTTGAAGTTCAAGGATCTGATCCTTCGGATGCTGGACTACGACCCCAAGAGCCGCATCCAGCCCTACTACGCCCTGCAGCACAGCTTCTTCAAGAAGACTGCGGATGAGGGAACCAACACGAGCAGCAGCGTGTCCACCAGCCCTGCACTGGAGCAGTCCCAGTCCTCTGGAACCAcctccagcacctcctccagctcAG GAGGGTCGTCTGGCACGAGCACCAGTGGGCGGGCGCGCTCGGACCCAACACATCAGCACCGGCACAGCGGAGGTCACTTCAGTGCCGTGCAGGCCATGGACTGCGAAAATCTCTTCCGACAG GCGAGGCAGCCGCTCCCTCCCCCAGTTGGCTGGGCAGGTGGCAAAGGGGCGCAGACAGTGACAGTGGAGACCCACCCCGTCCAGGAAACCACCTTTCACGTGCCTCCCCAGGCGCCCAAGGCCATCCACCCCTTGGCCCCCGGCAACAGCTCCTCCGCCCACCATCACCACGGACACCATCAACCCCACCACCCCCATGGACAGCAGGGCCTGTTTGCGCGGTCCCACCTCTACCACTCCCCTATCAACAGTGCCTCCACAGAGAACTCAGTGGAGGTGGTGCACGGCCACCTGTCTATgacctccctgtcttcctcctcctcctccacatcttcCTCCTCCACCGGGACCCAGGGGAACAAGGCTTACCAGCTGCGCCCGCTCCCTGCCAACGCAGCCGTGGACTTTGGCCAGAACGGCAGAATGGGACTGGGTGCCTTCTCCAACCCCAGACAAGAGACTGGGATGGCGGGCCACCCCACCTACCCCATGGGCATGAGACAAGGGATAGACGGGGAGGAGTCGCCCATGGCAGGAGTCTGTGTACAGCAGAGTTCTGTCGCCAGTTCGTGA
- the LOC124011518 gene encoding dual specificity tyrosine-phosphorylation-regulated kinase 1A-like isoform X1, with translation MAAPIPHLHQQYSEQHQQTTDPSVPALPHSGQAQQSIASQVTPDVVMLQRRMPQCFRDPSSSPLRKLSIDLIKTYKCINEVYYAKKKRRHQHVQGDDSSHKKERKVFNDGYDDDNYDYIVKNGEKWMDRYEIDSLIGKGSFGQVVKAYDRAEQEWVAIKIIKNKKAFLNQAQIEVRLLELMNKHDTEMKYYIVFTIVIPERPQNILMEVCYLLATQDRPDVSKLVEHGLQCQGSGFDSHGGPVRKSINMFHLKRHFMFRSHLCLVFEMLSYNLYDLLRNTNFRGVSLNLTRKFAQQMCTALLFLATPELSIIHCDLKPENILLCNPKRSAIKIVDFGSSCQLGQRIYQYIQSRFYRSPEVLLGMPYDLAIDMWSLGCILVEMHTGEPLFSGANEIDQINKIVEVLGVPPNYILDQAPKARKFFEKISDSTWGAKKTKDGKRYKPPGMRKLHSILGVEAGGPGGRRAGESGHAVADYLKFKDLILRMLDYDPKSRIQPYYALQHSFFKKTADEGTNTSSSVSTSPALEQSQSSGTTSSTSSSSGGSSGTSTSGRARSDPTHQHRHSGGHFSAVQAMDCENLFRQARQPLPPPVGWAGGKGAQTVTVETHPVQETTFHVPPQAPKAIHPLAPGNSSSAHHHHGHHQPHHPHGQQGLFARSHLYHSPINSASTENSVEVVHGHLSMTSLSSSSSSTSSSSTGTQGNKAYQLRPLPANAAVDFGQNGRMGLGAFSNPRQETGMAGHPTYPMGMRQGIDGEESPMAGVCVQQSSVASS, from the exons ATGGCTGCTCCCATTCCCCATTTGCACCAGCAGTACAGTGAGCAGCACCAACAGACTACTGACCCGTCTGTGCCGGCTCTGCCCCACAGCGGGCAGGCACAGCAGTCTATTGCCAGCCAG GTGACCCCTGATGTTGTCATGTTACAGAGGCGCATGCCACAGTGCTTTCGCGACCCGTCCTCGTCTCCCCTGAGGAAGCTCTCTATTGACCTGATCAAAACCTACAAATGCATCAATGAG GTATACTATGCAAAAAAGAAGCGGAGACACCAACATGTCCAGGGCGACGACTCCAGTcacaagaaagagaggaaggtcTTCAACGACGGCTATGATGACGACAACTACGACTACATCGTCAAAAACGGGGAGAAATGGATGGACCGCTACGAGATCGACTCCTTGATAGGCAAAGGCTCGTTTGGACAA GTTGTAAAGGCATATGACCGTGCAGAGCAGGAGTGGGTGGCAATTAAGATCATCAAGAACAAGAAGGCTTTTCTTAATCAAGCCCAGATTGAAGTGCGGCTCCTCGAGCTCATGAACAAACATGACACGGAGATGAAGTACTACATAG TCTTTACTATAGTAATACCAGAAAGACCCCAAAACATCTTGATGGAAGTGTGCTACCTGCTAGCTACACAGGACCGCCCCGATGTGTctaagttggtagagcatggcttgCAGTGCCAGGGttctgggttcgattcccacgggggaccagtacgaaaAAGTATTAacatgt ttcaccTTAAGCGCCACTTCATGTTCCGGAGCCACCTGTGCTTGGTGTTTGAGATGCTCTCCTACAACCTGTACGACCTGCTGCGGAACACCAACTTCCGTGGCGTCTCACTCAACCTCACACGCAAGTTTGCCCAGCAAATGTGCACAGCACTATTGTTCCTGGCCACGCCCGAACTCAGCATCATCCACTGTGACCTGAAGCCCGAGAACATCCTGTTGTGCAACCCCAAGAGGAGCGCCATCAAGATCGTGGATTTTGGCAGCTCCTGCCAGCTGGGACAGagg ATCTACCAGTACATCCAGAGTCGCTTCTACCGCTCCCCAGAGGTGCTGCTGGGCATGCCTTATGACCTGGCCATCGACATGTGGTCCCTGGGCTGCATTCTGGTGGAGATGCACACCGGAGAGCCCCTCTTCAGTGGGGCCAATGAG ATTGATCAAATTAACAAAATAGTGGAAGTTCTGGGTGTCCCTCCCAATTACATATTGGACCAGGCGCCCAAGGCCAGGAAGTTCTTTGAGAAGATATCGGACAGCACGTGGGGTGCAAAGAAGACCAAAGATGGCAAAAGG TATAAGCCGCCGGGCATGCGGAAGCTGCACAGCATCCTGGGTGTGGAGGCGGGGGGTCCTGGGGGGCGGCGGGCGGGTGAGTCTGGCCATGCTGTCGCTGACTACTTGAAGTTCAAGGATCTGATCCTTCGGATGCTGGACTACGACCCCAAGAGCCGCATCCAGCCCTACTACGCCCTGCAGCACAGCTTCTTCAAGAAGACTGCGGATGAGGGAACCAACACGAGCAGCAGCGTGTCCACCAGCCCTGCACTGGAGCAGTCCCAGTCCTCTGGAACCAcctccagcacctcctccagctcAG GAGGGTCGTCTGGCACGAGCACCAGTGGGCGGGCGCGCTCGGACCCAACACATCAGCACCGGCACAGCGGAGGTCACTTCAGTGCCGTGCAGGCCATGGACTGCGAAAATCTCTTCCGACAG GCGAGGCAGCCGCTCCCTCCCCCAGTTGGCTGGGCAGGTGGCAAAGGGGCGCAGACAGTGACAGTGGAGACCCACCCCGTCCAGGAAACCACCTTTCACGTGCCTCCCCAGGCGCCCAAGGCCATCCACCCCTTGGCCCCCGGCAACAGCTCCTCCGCCCACCATCACCACGGACACCATCAACCCCACCACCCCCATGGACAGCAGGGCCTGTTTGCGCGGTCCCACCTCTACCACTCCCCTATCAACAGTGCCTCCACAGAGAACTCAGTGGAGGTGGTGCACGGCCACCTGTCTATgacctccctgtcttcctcctcctcctccacatcttcCTCCTCCACCGGGACCCAGGGGAACAAGGCTTACCAGCTGCGCCCGCTCCCTGCCAACGCAGCCGTGGACTTTGGCCAGAACGGCAGAATGGGACTGGGTGCCTTCTCCAACCCCAGACAAGAGACTGGGATGGCGGGCCACCCCACCTACCCCATGGGCATGAGACAAGGGATAGACGGGGAGGAGTCGCCCATGGCAGGAGTCTGTGTACAGCAGAGTTCTGTCGCCAGTTCGTGA